A stretch of the bacterium genome encodes the following:
- a CDS encoding DUF1343 domain-containing protein, with the protein MRGATALCTVLSILLATACGGDGGEAPVADPAPDTAPFPFRTGVEVLAESGFAALDGRRVALVCNAASVDESGTPNWEIIGRAENVELAWLYAPEHGLGADSFGDLGDTVERATGLEVKSLYGRGRAPNPADLRLLDALVYDLADAGVRFFTYTSTLYLCLSACREAGVPLVVLDRPCPLGARVSGPLPDGVSGSFVGKLPVPIRYGLTPGELARWIADELLPGARVEVVGLDGYAPESVFDEQAGGPTWRPPSPNLVRFEGALDYPGVGLFEPANLSVGRGTDRPFERVGAPWLDAEGLALYWEAHCQAAASAVALFTPPAPSDGRYDGEACRGVEITVTDRNTFDPLRLAVYGYAFLAVRHAGTLTVDRTYLRRMVGDDSLGRLIAGEI; encoded by the coding sequence GTGAGGGGAGCCACCGCACTTTGTACCGTTTTGTCCATCCTCCTCGCCACCGCCTGCGGCGGGGATGGCGGCGAGGCCCCCGTGGCGGACCCGGCCCCCGATACGGCCCCCTTTCCTTTTCGGACGGGGGTCGAGGTGCTTGCGGAAAGCGGATTCGCCGCCCTGGATGGCCGGCGCGTCGCCCTGGTCTGCAACGCGGCGAGCGTGGATGAGTCCGGGACGCCGAACTGGGAAATCATCGGCCGGGCGGAGAACGTCGAACTCGCCTGGCTCTACGCCCCGGAGCACGGTCTGGGGGCCGACTCCTTCGGCGACCTGGGCGACACGGTGGAGAGGGCCACCGGCCTCGAGGTCAAGAGCCTCTACGGTCGCGGGAGGGCGCCGAACCCCGCCGACCTGAGGCTCCTCGACGCCCTCGTTTACGACCTGGCCGACGCGGGCGTCCGCTTCTTCACCTACACCTCCACCCTCTACCTCTGCCTGTCGGCCTGCCGGGAAGCGGGGGTGCCGCTGGTCGTCCTGGACCGTCCCTGCCCGCTGGGGGCGCGGGTCTCCGGCCCGCTCCCGGACGGCGTCTCCGGTTCCTTCGTCGGCAAGCTGCCGGTCCCCATCCGTTACGGGCTCACCCCGGGCGAGCTGGCGCGGTGGATCGCCGACGAGCTCCTCCCCGGGGCGCGGGTGGAGGTCGTCGGGCTGGACGGGTACGCTCCGGAGAGCGTTTTCGACGAACAGGCGGGCGGGCCGACCTGGCGTCCGCCTTCGCCGAACCTTGTCCGCTTCGAGGGGGCCCTGGATTATCCGGGCGTGGGCCTCTTCGAGCCGGCGAACCTCTCGGTGGGCCGGGGGACGGATCGTCCCTTCGAGCGGGTGGGAGCGCCCTGGCTGGACGCCGAGGGGCTGGCGCTCTACTGGGAGGCCCACTGCCAAGCCGCGGCGTCCGCCGTCGCCCTGTTCACCCCCCCCGCCCCCAGCGACGGCCGCTACGATGGGGAGGCCTGCCGGGGGGTGGAGATTACCGTCACCGACCGCAACACCTTCGACCCGCTCCGGCTGGCGGTGTACGGCTACGCATTCCTCGCCGTCCGCCACGCCGGGACGCTTACCGTGGACCGGACGTACCTGCGGCGGATGGTGGGCGACGACTCGCTGGGCCGCCTCATCGCCGGCGAGATCG